Proteins encoded within one genomic window of Bradyrhizobium sp. 186:
- a CDS encoding aspartate/glutamate racemase family protein, with translation MKLLLLNPNTSAGVTRLMMDVGQRAASPGTVLVPCTASRGVPYIATRTEAQIGGAIALEMLAEQHREVDAAIIAAFGDPGLFAARETFDIPVVGMAEAAMLTACMAGRRFAIITFAQALGPWYEECVRAHGLWERCAGIRMLDTPFQAISEVGTEKEDVLVALAQRAIVENEADVLIFAGAPLSGLAERVADRIPVPVIDQVVAAVKQAEALLALRLRKATGGTFRRPAAKPTTGLAEALAARLEHRDS, from the coding sequence ATGAAGCTGCTCCTGCTCAACCCCAACACCAGCGCCGGGGTCACCCGGCTGATGATGGATGTCGGGCAGCGCGCGGCTTCGCCCGGCACCGTGCTGGTCCCCTGCACCGCGTCCCGCGGCGTGCCCTACATCGCAACGCGGACCGAGGCTCAGATCGGCGGGGCGATCGCCCTGGAAATGCTGGCCGAGCAGCATCGTGAGGTCGATGCTGCGATCATCGCGGCCTTCGGCGATCCCGGCCTGTTTGCCGCGCGGGAGACGTTCGACATTCCCGTGGTCGGCATGGCGGAAGCCGCGATGCTGACGGCCTGCATGGCCGGACGGCGCTTCGCAATCATCACCTTCGCTCAGGCGCTGGGCCCCTGGTACGAGGAATGCGTTCGCGCCCACGGGCTGTGGGAGCGCTGTGCCGGCATCCGCATGCTCGATACGCCGTTCCAGGCGATCTCCGAAGTCGGCACCGAGAAGGAGGACGTGCTCGTCGCGCTCGCGCAGCGCGCGATCGTCGAGAATGAGGCCGACGTCCTGATCTTCGCCGGCGCGCCGCTCTCGGGCCTTGCCGAGCGGGTTGCCGACCGGATCCCCGTCCCCGTCATCGACCAGGTCGTCGCCGCCGTGAAGCAGGCCGAGGCGCTGCTGGCGCTGCGCCTGCGTAAGGCGACGGGGGGCACGTTCCGCCGCCCCGCGGCCAAGCCCACCACCGGTCTCGCCGAGGCGCTCGCCGCCCGGCTCGAACATCGCGACAGTTGA
- a CDS encoding GntR family transcriptional regulator — MKSSGEASVQQKSEAPRGRKSPKLKRMGLHERAAARMRAMIIRGELPPGSQTQETKLSKSLGVSRTPLREAMKVLAAEGLIELRPNRSPRIADIAVDSISELFEALAGIERLAAELAAERATDRDLARLRTLQTRMEGHHRNGKLDDYFAINGEIHSMIVRMARNTPLREAHETLISRAERARYLALGADRRWSNSVDEHADILAALEARDGAAAGRLLGAHVRRTGTALLEILATSTLNRTAAWQ, encoded by the coding sequence ATGAAGTCGAGCGGTGAGGCAAGTGTGCAGCAGAAATCCGAAGCGCCGAGAGGACGAAAGTCGCCCAAACTCAAGCGGATGGGTCTGCATGAGCGCGCCGCCGCGCGGATGCGGGCGATGATCATTCGCGGCGAGTTGCCGCCGGGATCCCAGACCCAGGAGACCAAGCTGTCGAAGTCGCTCGGCGTGTCGCGCACCCCGCTGCGCGAGGCGATGAAGGTGCTCGCGGCTGAAGGACTGATCGAGTTGCGCCCCAACCGCAGCCCGCGCATCGCCGATATCGCGGTCGACAGCATCTCGGAATTGTTCGAGGCGCTGGCCGGCATCGAGCGGCTTGCCGCCGAACTCGCCGCGGAGCGCGCGACCGACCGCGATCTCGCCCGCCTGCGCACGCTTCAGACCCGCATGGAGGGTCATCATCGCAACGGCAAGCTCGACGACTATTTCGCCATCAACGGCGAGATCCACAGCATGATCGTCCGCATGGCCCGCAATACGCCGCTGCGGGAGGCGCATGAGACGCTGATCTCCCGCGCCGAACGCGCGCGCTATCTCGCGCTCGGCGCCGATCGCCGCTGGAGCAATTCGGTTGACGAGCATGCCGATATTCTGGCGGCGCTCGAGGCGCGCGATGGCGCGGCGGCCGGACGCCTGCTCGGTGCCCATGTCCGGCGTACCGGCACCGCGCTGCTGGAAATCCTCGCCACCTCCACGCTCAACCGGACGGCGGCGTGGCAATGA
- a CDS encoding ABC transporter substrate-binding protein, with product MRTTLRLGLVLMAATLGTSHLASAQTAKIKLGFAKCAHCLPMSLIPGMAKNVEVDATGFNSGNDVLTALVSKSIEVAQVTYLHYITALDKGFDVVAVSGQINGGSECLSSAKLNLPPEDWAAFKAIVAKAKSDGQPLKVAASRGNAQDIHMRGAFLKQGVDPNKDIQFINIPNPSDHLAALQRGEVDMICTVEPFASQVRLAGAGKHFVLPYDQAAGNLTNLIVTRSDVIASQRAGVQAVVTAVVELDNKLIADKAPWIDVINKLTGLDKTVATEALKNAAPDPAIHRSQTLAIAAMMRDLKYISKDVSAEAEKNMDYSFLEQATGKSKNDLGY from the coding sequence ATGCGGACGACCTTGCGACTGGGCCTCGTGTTGATGGCGGCGACGTTGGGCACGAGCCATCTCGCCTCCGCGCAGACCGCAAAGATCAAGCTCGGTTTCGCCAAATGCGCGCATTGCCTGCCGATGTCCCTGATCCCGGGAATGGCCAAGAACGTCGAGGTCGATGCCACCGGCTTCAACTCGGGCAATGACGTCCTCACCGCCCTGGTGTCGAAGAGCATCGAGGTCGCGCAGGTCACCTACCTCCACTACATCACCGCGCTCGACAAAGGCTTCGACGTCGTCGCCGTGTCCGGCCAAATCAATGGTGGCTCGGAATGTCTCTCCTCCGCGAAGCTGAACCTTCCGCCTGAGGACTGGGCCGCCTTCAAGGCGATCGTTGCGAAAGCCAAGAGCGACGGCCAGCCGCTGAAAGTCGCGGCCTCCCGCGGCAACGCGCAGGACATTCACATGCGCGGCGCCTTCCTGAAGCAGGGCGTCGATCCCAACAAGGACATCCAGTTCATCAACATCCCCAATCCGTCCGACCATCTCGCGGCGTTGCAGCGCGGTGAGGTCGACATGATCTGCACGGTCGAGCCGTTCGCCTCGCAGGTCCGGCTTGCCGGTGCAGGCAAGCATTTCGTGCTACCCTATGACCAGGCCGCGGGGAATCTGACGAACCTGATCGTCACGCGTTCAGATGTCATTGCCAGTCAGCGCGCTGGCGTCCAGGCCGTCGTCACCGCCGTGGTCGAACTCGACAACAAGCTGATCGCCGACAAGGCGCCGTGGATCGACGTCATCAACAAGCTCACCGGCCTCGACAAGACGGTGGCGACCGAGGCGCTCAAGAATGCCGCGCCAGACCCGGCGATTCATCGTTCGCAGACGCTCGCGATCGCCGCGATGATGCGCGACCTCAAATATATCTCGAAGGACGTCTCCGCAGAAGCGGAGAAGAACATGGACTATTCGTTCCTCGAGCAGGCGACGGGAAAATCCAAGAATGACCTCGGCTATTGA
- a CDS encoding ABC transporter permease, with the protein MTSAIDVSPAKPAFRLARALQGLERVVVPALLIAGWEAVARSGMLPPALLPAPSAVLHALGDWVFGFDETTQTYSGHWLRDALASALRVFGGFALASLLGILAGVAIGWSRLFEKTLEPTLQMLRPIPPVSWIPLAIIWFGIADKPAIFLVFLGAFFPVLMNSIHGVKTVDHNLVRAGAMMGANERQMLTDIVLPAALPSIFAGLRIAVGSAWMLTVTAEMVAVKSGLGYVLWDSYYFLRYDIVLAAMISIGLLGYLSDLGLKAIMARALRWQTTTTVQGRTG; encoded by the coding sequence ATGACCTCGGCTATTGACGTCTCGCCGGCCAAGCCGGCGTTTCGGCTGGCCCGCGCGCTTCAGGGACTCGAACGCGTCGTCGTTCCTGCACTGCTGATCGCGGGTTGGGAAGCCGTCGCCCGTAGCGGCATGCTGCCGCCGGCGCTGTTGCCGGCGCCGAGCGCGGTGCTGCATGCGCTCGGCGATTGGGTGTTCGGATTCGACGAGACCACACAGACCTATTCGGGGCACTGGCTGCGCGACGCGCTCGCCAGCGCCTTGCGCGTCTTCGGCGGCTTTGCGCTGGCGAGCCTGCTCGGAATCCTCGCCGGGGTTGCCATCGGCTGGTCGCGCCTGTTCGAGAAGACGCTGGAGCCGACGCTCCAGATGCTGCGTCCGATTCCGCCGGTGTCCTGGATACCGCTCGCGATCATCTGGTTCGGCATTGCCGACAAGCCCGCGATCTTCCTCGTCTTCCTGGGTGCCTTCTTTCCCGTGCTGATGAACAGCATTCATGGTGTGAAGACGGTGGACCATAATCTCGTGCGCGCCGGCGCGATGATGGGGGCGAATGAACGGCAGATGCTCACCGATATCGTGCTGCCGGCGGCGCTGCCCTCGATCTTCGCAGGGTTACGCATCGCGGTCGGGTCGGCCTGGATGCTGACGGTCACGGCCGAGATGGTCGCGGTCAAGAGCGGGCTCGGCTACGTGCTGTGGGACTCTTATTACTTCCTGCGCTACGACATCGTGCTCGCGGCGATGATCTCGATCGGGCTGCTCGGCTATCTCTCCGATCTCGGCCTCAAGGCCATCATGGCCCGCGCACTGCGCTGGCAGACGACGACCACCGTGCAAGGCAGGACCGGCTGA
- a CDS encoding ABC transporter ATP-binding protein — translation MAAIELRNIVKVFSDKRRGRDLLTLDNINLDIEANDFVCLLGPSGCGKSTLLNIIAGFEQATSGRTLVDGKQVERPGSDRGVVFQQPTLMPWLTAIDNVAFHLKLKGISKAERHHRAMEFIDLVGLRGFEHHHPSELSGGMNQRVGIARALLMNPSVILMDEPFAALDAQTKLEMQEELVAIWQKRRCTIVFVTHSVDEALVLGNKIVVMTKRPGRIRDAVNFDLPRPRDITSPEFNNAKRHILALIREESTRLAQAS, via the coding sequence ATGGCGGCCATCGAGCTCCGCAACATCGTCAAGGTGTTTTCAGACAAGCGGCGCGGCCGCGATCTTTTGACCCTCGACAACATCAATCTTGACATCGAAGCCAATGATTTCGTCTGCCTGCTCGGCCCGTCCGGCTGCGGCAAGTCGACCCTACTCAACATCATCGCCGGCTTCGAGCAGGCGACGTCAGGGCGCACGCTGGTCGATGGAAAACAGGTGGAGCGGCCGGGGTCGGATCGCGGCGTGGTGTTCCAGCAGCCGACCCTGATGCCCTGGCTGACGGCCATCGACAACGTCGCCTTCCATCTCAAGCTCAAGGGCATCTCTAAGGCCGAGCGGCACCATCGCGCCATGGAGTTCATCGATCTCGTCGGCCTGCGCGGCTTCGAGCACCATCATCCCTCGGAGCTGTCCGGCGGCATGAACCAGCGGGTCGGTATTGCCCGTGCGCTTCTGATGAATCCAAGTGTCATCCTGATGGACGAGCCGTTCGCGGCGCTGGACGCGCAGACCAAGCTCGAGATGCAGGAGGAACTGGTCGCGATCTGGCAGAAGCGCCGCTGCACGATCGTGTTCGTCACCCACAGCGTCGACGAGGCGCTGGTGCTCGGCAACAAGATCGTCGTGATGACGAAGCGGCCGGGCCGGATCCGCGATGCCGTCAATTTCGACCTGCCGCGCCCGCGAGATATCACCAGCCCCGAATTCAACAACGCAAAGCGCCACATCCTGGCTCTGATCCGGGAGGAGTCGACGCGCCTTGCGCAGGCGTCGTAG
- a CDS encoding aspartate/glutamate racemase family protein — protein MRKRLGMITPSSNSVLEPVTSAMLTGVEGVTSHFSRFRVTEIALDAAALNQFDASVMLPAADLLADAKVDAIAWNGTSASWLGVHRDRSLCEAITGRTGVPATTSTLACIEAVRALGARRVGLVSPYTDDVQRRIADVWAEEGIAPHAERHLGLRDNFSFGEVAPATIIGMIRAVAAEGADAVVVLCTNLDGAALAASLEQELDIAVLDSVAVTLWRTLDLAGGDIGALADWGRIFQPSALVK, from the coding sequence ATGCGCAAGCGTCTCGGCATGATCACGCCGTCCTCCAACTCTGTGCTCGAGCCGGTCACCAGCGCCATGCTGACCGGTGTTGAGGGCGTTACCTCGCATTTCTCACGCTTCCGCGTCACCGAGATTGCACTCGACGCCGCGGCGCTGAATCAATTCGACGCATCCGTGATGCTGCCGGCGGCCGATCTGCTGGCGGATGCCAAGGTTGATGCTATCGCCTGGAACGGCACCTCGGCGAGCTGGCTTGGCGTCCATCGCGACAGGAGCCTTTGCGAGGCGATTACAGGGCGCACGGGCGTGCCCGCAACGACGTCGACGCTCGCCTGCATCGAAGCCGTACGCGCGCTCGGCGCCAGACGGGTCGGTCTGGTCTCGCCCTATACGGATGACGTGCAGCGGCGGATCGCAGACGTCTGGGCCGAGGAGGGGATCGCCCCGCATGCCGAGCGGCATCTCGGGCTGCGCGACAATTTCTCCTTCGGCGAGGTTGCGCCTGCGACGATCATTGGCATGATCCGCGCGGTGGCGGCGGAAGGCGCCGATGCCGTCGTCGTCCTCTGCACCAATCTCGACGGTGCCGCGCTTGCGGCCTCGCTCGAACAGGAATTGGATATTGCCGTGCTCGATTCGGTGGCGGTCACGTTGTGGCGGACCCTCGACCTTGCCGGTGGCGACATCGGGGCTCTTGCCGATTGGGGCCGGATCTTCCAGCCATCGGCGCTCGTCAAGTGA
- the hydA gene encoding dihydropyrimidinase translates to MTQLDLAIRGGTIVTASDEFCADVGIRDGRIVSIADSIECAAREIDATGLLALPGGIDSHVHISQPSGPDVVMADDFASATRSAAAGGNTMVLPFALQEKGTSLRACVENFLKLAEGECYIDTAFHLIISDPTAVVLGQELPALVKDGYTSFKVFMTYDDLVLSDQQLLEVFDVARREEALVMVHCEGYDAIRFLTAKLEREGHIAPYYHGVSRPQAVEREATHRAISHAEVVGVPIMIVHVSGREAMEQVRWAQQRGLPVHAETCPQYITLTADDMKGLNMDISGAKYVCSPPPRDIESQQAIWEGITTGVFQTFSSDHCPFRYDDPKGKLTPNSRTSFRWVPNGIPGVETRLPILFSEGVSKGRITRQKFVELTSTNHARIYGLYPRKGSIGVGFDADIVLWDPKLTKPIRQADLHHGSDYTPWEGFDVTGWPVTTIARGRVVYERGKIVGPKGAGEVLSRGKSSLV, encoded by the coding sequence GTGACACAGCTCGATCTCGCCATTCGCGGCGGCACCATCGTGACGGCCAGCGACGAGTTTTGTGCCGATGTCGGCATTCGCGACGGCCGGATCGTCAGCATAGCGGACAGCATTGAATGCGCGGCGCGCGAGATCGATGCGACCGGGCTGCTCGCCTTGCCGGGCGGGATCGACAGCCACGTCCACATTTCGCAGCCCTCCGGCCCCGACGTGGTCATGGCTGACGACTTTGCCTCGGCGACCCGCTCTGCTGCCGCCGGCGGCAACACCATGGTGCTGCCCTTCGCGCTCCAGGAGAAGGGTACCTCGCTGCGAGCTTGCGTCGAGAACTTCCTCAAGCTCGCCGAAGGCGAGTGCTACATTGATACGGCCTTTCATCTCATCATCTCCGATCCGACCGCGGTCGTGCTCGGTCAGGAGCTGCCGGCGTTGGTGAAAGACGGCTACACCTCCTTCAAGGTGTTCATGACCTATGACGACCTCGTGCTCAGCGACCAACAGTTGCTCGAGGTCTTCGATGTGGCGCGCCGCGAGGAGGCGCTGGTCATGGTCCATTGTGAGGGCTACGACGCCATCCGTTTCCTCACCGCGAAGCTCGAACGTGAAGGTCACATCGCCCCCTACTATCACGGCGTGTCCAGGCCCCAGGCCGTCGAGCGGGAGGCGACGCATCGCGCCATCAGCCATGCCGAAGTGGTCGGCGTTCCCATCATGATCGTCCACGTCTCCGGGCGCGAGGCGATGGAGCAGGTGCGCTGGGCCCAGCAGCGCGGCCTGCCGGTGCATGCGGAGACCTGTCCGCAATACATCACGCTGACGGCCGACGATATGAAGGGCCTGAACATGGACATCAGCGGCGCCAAATATGTCTGCTCGCCGCCGCCGCGCGACATCGAAAGCCAGCAGGCGATCTGGGAGGGAATCACGACCGGCGTGTTCCAGACGTTTTCGTCCGACCACTGCCCGTTCCGTTATGATGATCCTAAAGGCAAGCTGACACCGAACTCCCGCACCTCGTTCCGCTGGGTGCCGAACGGCATTCCCGGCGTCGAGACGCGGCTGCCGATCCTGTTTTCCGAAGGTGTGTCGAAAGGGCGGATCACTCGCCAGAAATTCGTCGAGCTGACCTCGACCAACCATGCGCGTATCTACGGTCTCTACCCGCGTAAGGGCTCGATCGGCGTTGGCTTCGATGCCGATATCGTTCTATGGGACCCGAAGCTGACGAAGCCGATCCGGCAAGCCGATCTGCACCACGGCTCCGACTACACGCCGTGGGAAGGTTTTGATGTCACCGGCTGGCCGGTCACGACCATCGCGCGGGGACGTGTCGTCTATGAGCGGGGCAAGATCGTCGGCCCCAAGGGGGCGGGTGAAGTGTTGAGCCGCGGCAAGTCGAGCCTGGTCTGA
- a CDS encoding ABC transporter substrate-binding protein, with amino-acid sequence MRFLETFSALALLIGLSQAADAQTCTPKVPASSLIEAPKWQMSINPTLPPQQFVDDKGELQGLNVELAREIAKRICVEPVFLRMDFPPMIPALRSGRFDAINTGLFWTEERSKMLFLVPYAQQAISIYTDPSSSLKLEKFEDLAGRVVGVESATYTERKAREFSAEMVAKGLKPIELRTFTTVTATSAALRAGQLEAALNINETANSLEQKGIAKIWVRDIAGTDITFAFRDKLLAQAVAEALTAIRADGTYDKLFDKFGMTKLKPATFAIRGDGPTN; translated from the coding sequence ATGCGATTTCTCGAGACCTTCTCCGCCCTCGCTCTGCTAATCGGCCTATCCCAGGCGGCCGATGCCCAGACCTGTACACCGAAGGTGCCGGCGTCGAGCCTGATCGAGGCGCCGAAATGGCAGATGTCGATCAACCCGACGCTGCCGCCGCAGCAATTCGTCGACGACAAGGGCGAGTTGCAGGGGCTCAATGTCGAGCTCGCCAGGGAGATCGCCAAGCGCATCTGCGTCGAGCCGGTGTTCCTGCGCATGGACTTCCCGCCGATGATCCCGGCGCTGCGCTCCGGCCGCTTCGACGCCATCAACACCGGCCTGTTCTGGACCGAGGAGCGCTCGAAGATGCTCTTCCTTGTGCCCTACGCACAGCAGGCGATCAGCATCTACACCGATCCCTCCTCCAGCCTGAAGCTCGAAAAATTCGAGGATCTTGCCGGCCGCGTAGTCGGCGTCGAATCCGCGACCTATACCGAACGCAAGGCGCGCGAATTCAGCGCCGAAATGGTCGCGAAAGGTCTCAAGCCGATCGAACTCCGCACCTTCACCACCGTCACTGCGACCTCGGCGGCGCTGCGCGCCGGCCAGCTCGAGGCGGCGCTCAACATCAACGAGACCGCCAACTCGCTTGAGCAGAAGGGCATCGCCAAGATCTGGGTCCGCGACATCGCCGGCACCGACATCACCTTCGCCTTCCGCGACAAACTGCTGGCGCAGGCCGTGGCGGAGGCGTTGACGGCGATCCGAGCCGACGGCACCTATGACAAGCTGTTCGATAAGTTCGGCATGACCAAGCTGAAGCCCGCAACCTTCGCAATCCGCGGCGATGGGCCCACCAATTGA
- a CDS encoding MaoC/PaaZ C-terminal domain-containing protein, translating to MDTAATPTNLCYEDIALGAEFETAAHTVTEADIATFANVTRDHHPLHVDAAYAHSRGFPALIGHGLFGLSLMEGLKSELKLYEETSVASLGWDEVRFKAPIVSGDALRVRFRFVEKRPTRNPERGIVIETLDLVNQRDEVVTAARHTSLILTRQADRGVPAAT from the coding sequence ATGGACACCGCCGCCACCCCCACCAATCTCTGCTACGAGGACATCGCGCTCGGCGCGGAGTTCGAGACCGCCGCGCATACAGTGACGGAGGCCGACATCGCAACCTTCGCCAACGTTACGCGCGACCATCATCCGCTTCATGTCGATGCCGCCTATGCGCACTCGCGTGGTTTCCCCGCGCTGATCGGCCATGGGCTGTTCGGCCTGTCGCTGATGGAGGGACTGAAGTCGGAGCTGAAGCTCTACGAGGAGACCTCTGTCGCCTCACTCGGCTGGGACGAGGTACGATTCAAGGCGCCCATCGTTTCCGGCGACGCCTTGCGCGTGCGCTTCCGTTTCGTCGAGAAGCGGCCGACGCGAAATCCCGAACGCGGCATCGTCATCGAGACGCTCGACCTCGTCAACCAGCGCGACGAAGTGGTGACGGCGGCCCGCCACACCTCGCTGATCCTGACCCGGCAGGCCGATCGCGGCGTGCCGGCCGCCACATGA
- a CDS encoding CoA-transferase yields the protein MLSIITAVQAAGLIRDADTLIVGGNGGTGAAEAILDALEQRFLSGQGPHGLTLINITGVGAVTEKGLCHLAHEGLIARVIGGNFGLQVPFMRLVRDELIDAYNFPQGVMSQLCRAMAAKHPGVLTHVGLNTYMDPRQDGGRMNTRTTAPLVDLLELHGQSWLLYRVPAPPDVAIIRGTSADEDGYVSMEHEGTTREDLSIAQAVHNAGGTVICQVKRIVKRGSIHPQMVKIPGFLIDHIVLEPEQMQTYGTAYDPARCGETRVPVALIAPDPLTERRVIARRAAFELRPRDVVNLGVGISAMIPNVAAEEGISDLITLTVESGVVGGVPGHAREFGTAINPRVILDQAYQFDFYDGGGLSCAFLSFAEVDEAGNVNVTRFGERRDGSGGFIDITQNARRLIFSGTMTGGKFDIGVENGRLAIRRDGAFRKFVPQVGQISFSASLAAQRGQQVSYVTERAVFELENGSVTLTEIAPGVRLEEDILAHMGFRPRISPQLKDMDARIFRSGPMGIAQSFKALPARPRKVA from the coding sequence ATGCTGAGCATCATCACCGCGGTACAAGCCGCAGGCCTGATCCGCGACGCCGACACGCTGATTGTCGGCGGCAATGGCGGCACCGGCGCGGCCGAAGCGATCCTCGACGCGCTGGAGCAGCGCTTCCTCAGCGGCCAGGGCCCGCACGGGCTGACGCTGATCAACATCACCGGCGTCGGCGCCGTGACCGAGAAGGGCCTGTGCCATCTCGCCCATGAAGGCCTCATCGCGCGTGTGATCGGCGGCAATTTCGGCCTCCAGGTGCCATTCATGCGCCTGGTCCGCGATGAGTTGATCGACGCCTACAATTTTCCGCAGGGCGTGATGAGCCAGCTCTGCCGTGCCATGGCGGCGAAACATCCGGGCGTGCTCACCCATGTCGGCCTCAACACCTACATGGACCCGCGCCAGGACGGCGGCCGCATGAACACGCGCACCACGGCGCCGCTGGTCGATCTGCTCGAGCTGCACGGCCAGTCGTGGCTGCTCTACCGCGTCCCCGCACCGCCGGACGTCGCCATCATTCGCGGCACCTCCGCCGACGAGGACGGCTATGTCAGCATGGAGCACGAAGGCACGACACGCGAGGATCTCTCGATCGCACAGGCCGTGCACAATGCCGGCGGCACGGTGATCTGCCAGGTGAAGCGGATCGTGAAGCGGGGCTCGATCCATCCGCAGATGGTCAAGATCCCCGGCTTCCTGATCGATCACATCGTGCTCGAACCCGAGCAGATGCAGACCTACGGCACGGCCTATGACCCGGCGCGCTGCGGTGAGACGCGCGTGCCGGTGGCGCTAATCGCGCCCGATCCGCTGACCGAACGGCGGGTGATCGCCCGCCGCGCGGCCTTTGAGCTGCGCCCGCGCGACGTCGTCAATCTCGGCGTGGGAATTTCCGCAATGATTCCCAATGTCGCGGCCGAGGAAGGCATCTCCGACCTGATCACGCTGACGGTGGAATCCGGCGTGGTCGGCGGCGTGCCGGGCCACGCGCGCGAATTCGGCACCGCCATCAATCCGCGTGTCATTCTCGACCAGGCCTATCAGTTCGACTTCTACGACGGCGGAGGGCTGTCCTGTGCGTTCCTCTCTTTCGCCGAGGTCGACGAGGCGGGCAACGTCAACGTCACCCGCTTCGGCGAGCGCCGCGACGGGTCCGGCGGCTTCATCGACATCACCCAGAACGCGCGACGGCTGATCTTCAGCGGCACCATGACCGGCGGCAAGTTCGACATCGGGGTCGAGAACGGCCGCCTCGCGATCCGGCGCGACGGCGCCTTCCGTAAATTCGTGCCACAGGTCGGCCAGATCAGCTTCAGTGCCTCGCTTGCCGCGCAGCGCGGCCAGCAGGTGAGCTACGTGACCGAGCGCGCCGTGTTCGAGCTCGAGAACGGTAGCGTGACACTGACCGAGATCGCGCCGGGTGTCCGCCTCGAGGAGGACATCCTGGCGCATATGGGCTTCCGACCGCGCATCAGCCCGCAACTGAAGGATATGGACGCGCGCATCTTCCGCTCCGGCCCGATGGGGATCGCACAGAGCTTCAAGGCCCTGCCGGCGCGACCGCGCAAGGTTGCCTGA
- a CDS encoding acyl-CoA dehydrogenase family protein: protein MDRFYTQDQKALRETARRFAQTEILPRAAAIDREDRFDRMLYKGMADLGLFGICLREGAGGAGLDAIAACIAMEELARCSGAVANAFAIPVEAVLFFDQHGTDAHKALIPKILSGDIIPATAVSEPDHGSDVAGIRTNAVREGNGWRLNGTKAWVTLGGVADRIMVFARTGPDAGHRAISCLLIDGALPGIARGKNEELLGMHGLEDCQITFSDVRLPADSLMGPENQAFKMAMSNFNFSRLMMASMALGMAQAAFEDATTYARDRKQFGQAIIGFQAVQFMLADMSTDIAAARLLINHAARLHDAGEPIAKEAAQAKLFTTDMAMKHVSNALQIHGGNGYSREYRIERIFRDVRLAQIYEGTNQIQRLIIARQVEKEAA from the coding sequence ATGGACCGCTTCTATACCCAAGACCAGAAAGCCCTGCGCGAGACCGCCCGGCGCTTCGCGCAGACGGAAATTCTGCCCCGCGCGGCCGCGATCGATCGCGAGGATCGCTTCGACCGCATGCTCTACAAGGGCATGGCCGATCTCGGCCTGTTCGGCATTTGCCTGCGCGAAGGCGCGGGCGGCGCCGGCCTCGATGCGATCGCGGCCTGCATCGCGATGGAGGAGCTGGCGCGCTGCTCCGGCGCGGTCGCAAATGCATTTGCTATTCCCGTCGAAGCGGTGCTGTTCTTCGACCAGCACGGCACCGACGCGCACAAGGCGTTGATCCCGAAGATTCTCAGCGGCGACATCATTCCCGCCACCGCCGTCTCGGAGCCCGACCACGGCTCCGACGTCGCGGGCATCCGCACCAATGCGGTACGCGAGGGCAATGGCTGGCGGCTCAACGGCACCAAGGCCTGGGTGACGCTCGGCGGCGTCGCCGACCGCATCATGGTATTCGCCCGCACCGGCCCAGATGCTGGCCATCGCGCCATCTCCTGCCTGCTGATCGACGGCGCCCTGCCCGGCATCGCCCGCGGCAAGAACGAAGAGCTTCTGGGCATGCACGGCCTTGAAGACTGTCAGATCACGTTCTCCGACGTGCGGCTGCCCGCGGACAGCCTGATGGGTCCCGAGAACCAGGCCTTCAAGATGGCCATGAGCAATTTCAACTTCAGCCGGCTGATGATGGCCTCGATGGCGCTCGGCATGGCGCAGGCCGCGTTCGAGGACGCCACCACCTATGCCCGCGACCGCAAGCAGTTCGGCCAGGCGATCATCGGCTTCCAGGCGGTGCAATTCATGCTCGCCGACATGTCGACCGACATCGCCGCCGCGCGCCTTCTGATCAATCACGCCGCGCGCCTCCATGATGCCGGCGAGCCGATCGCCAAGGAGGCGGCGCAGGCAAAGCTGTTCACGACCGACATGGCGATGAAGCACGTCTCCAATGCGCTCCAGATCCACGGCGGCAACGGCTATTCGCGCGAGTACCGCATCGAGCGCATCTTCCGCGACGTGCGCCTTGCCCAGATCTACGAAGGTACCAACCAGATCCAGCGGCTCATCATCGCCCGCCAGGTCGAGAAGGAGGCCGCGTGA